The following nucleotide sequence is from Triticum dicoccoides isolate Atlit2015 ecotype Zavitan chromosome 7B, WEW_v2.0, whole genome shotgun sequence.
tgctaaactgtttggacgaatcgccaggaacaaagtcaacgagTTTAGTCTCATTAGCCGGTTTGAATGTCAGATTCGGATCATGCTCAgttgtgggcttcttcagaggggtcatatctgtcagatcaacattatcttgatagaacttcaactcctctgtagcacaaaccgactcagcataggccacatcaccttcctcacaatccaaagcgattttacgacttccgtgaaccgtaatggtccctttgtgacccggcatcttgagctgcaagtaaatataacaaggccttgccatgaactttgcataagccggtcgcccaaatagtgcgtggtacgggctctggatcctcaccacttcaaaggtcaatgtctcagaccgggagtcatgttcatcaccaaacacaacctccaaagcgatcttaccaacaggatatgctgatttacctggtaccacaccatggaaaacagtgttggacggtttaagactcttgtctgtcaaccccatgcgacggaaggtctcataatacagaatgctgatactgctccctccatccatgagtaccttgttgAACTTATAACCtctcacctgaggtgccaccaccaaagccaggtgacccggattgtcaacccggggcggatgatcctatctactccacacaataggttgctcggaccaccgcaggtaacgtggtactgccggttcaacagcattaacaaccctcttgtgaagcttatgatcacgcttgcacaaactagtggtgaatacatggtactgcccaccattcaactgctttgggtgactctgataacctgactgctgttgatttccttgattattctgttggttgtTACCACCCTGgtggttctggttgccctgattattctgaaatccagagcttgaaccagcgccaccatgaaaacctggtcctgaaccgcccgatggaccctgatcataccggaaaagatcagagtttttgaattccttcataatgtgacaatccttccagagatgtgttgcaggaacctccttggtcccatgctttgggtagggctgattcaacaaacgctcTAGATTCATTCCACCgccacgctggggcggtttacccttacgacgctgcacattagcattagccacaaaatctgaatctgctttgcgcttaccattatttccATGGCCCCCTTGGTTGCGTTGTTGcccttttgcaccgccgttcttcttttccttcttcggtttctcctcatcagaatcgggatccttggtattatcagaatcgacatatttgACCAAGGCGGACATGAGggtgcccatatcattgcagtggcgcttgagctgtCCCAATTTCATCTTcagcgacttaaaccggcaattatgttccagtgttatgattgcttggccagcgttgatccggtccgatgaatgcaaaacttctgaaactcggtgcacccaatgagttgttaactcgttctccccttgaacacaggcatccagatccacaatggacataggctatttacaggtatccttgaaattggctatgaaccgggccttcaactggtcccatgactcaatggagttagctggtaagttTTTCAACCATGTTCgggctgttccctccaacatcatcatgaagtactttgcacaagctgcttcatccacatccagcatctccattgccatctcataactttccacccatgcCTCGGGCGGTTGATCAGCGGTGTAATGCGGTACCTTCcatgggcccttgaagtccttagggaGTCGCACATTACAGAGAGCCGGAataagacacggcactccccaagaactgaaagcaagcccggtgcctcggtctactaACGCTGCTGGCTGAaacggggcgggttgataacgtcCCGTATGTTGTGCTGCTAAAGCAGCCTCCCTttgtgctctgccattatccaccacgtcttgAGCGTTCACATCATCGCGTGTCGGATTAGGCCCCTGAGGGACAATGCGGCACCGCACACTGCTGGACACTTCaggttcatctatatgcctgctatagcttttgcttggACGTGGGGTCGAGTGAATCTtgtctcggctatacgagtaagcTTGCTGCTGCATCATAaccgtttgaagaagatccctggcccgccatgTCTCAACCGTTGCTGGCGATTCACCCTCTATCGGAATAGCTGCCACTCGGGATGCTACtgctatcatattgtccaaaggggtagagaagtgacctAGTGGGGGTGTAGTATACCGTGGCGGGTTATCTGTTTGccgaggtggacccatcacctgaggttgatccggcgctcCGGTCCTTGGCGCAATAGTCCAGTTCACTGCGGCCGGATTGCTAGTCCCTGCTCCTGGCGTACCAAAGAggttcatcgcattgtaatccaCCGGCAAGCGAGATCGATGTCTCCTCTTGAATAATTcatttgaagcattctgatccatcaAAAGTTGATAATTCTCAGCTTGAATCCTCCGTCATCCGGATCTCTTCCGCTGCCAAATCTTCTTTGGCTTGTGTTATCTAATCCTTCAGCCTTGCAATGtccgcattatgttgatcttgcatTGCCGGTGTAACTGCTGTGgtcaacaaggtcgcccaggcatccattaaaccggagagaacttgagccggctGGCGCGCGGAGCCTCCTGCCCCTACTACCGGTCCGGACGCCGCCGCAGTAGAGTTTTGCAAGgttggctgtgttccggccatgaagattctGACGCGGTTcggcggttcaagaaattccggaatactggtgccatcggaatacccttcaaacacgccatcctgaacttggtacagggattcggtttcaccagcggatgattcgccgtcggaataagcgaccgtctcaccttcagacactggttcagatccgatcccatggacacatcccacgaatgcacgtttcatggcaggctgaatccgGGCGGGACTTGCATGTTGAGCCGTttagacgaggtcggtgcagatgtccggctcagggcccggttcgccgatcttgccgatgaagacgtgaattccgccgaaggggacccggtaccggtACTCGATTGAGCAGGCCTCGAGGTCGAATCctgtgtcgtcgatgtagatcttgccgcaacgactcttggtcatctggcccactagtatcctttgagtccttcaaagctgcccttcaagaactcgaagccATCGTGcgattgccccacggtgggcgccaactgtcgttgaAATATCACGTCTGATGTCCTCAttgaaggacttagtcatggagccatcgcgacgggttagcttaaaggggttaaaccggacaaaggacacgagggtttttatactagttcgtccccttcgaCAAAGGtaaaggcctacatctagttgtgatgggattattggggtctcgctaaccagggagctaaacaagctatgcctggctatcgagttgttgttttttgtccctaaaccgccaccgggtcatccccttatatacacgggttgacgcccggccggtttacagagtcccaaggccgactcatacaagtgttcggctcggtctctcctttccttatcttataatacaagtcacatgactatggcggtttaccactatgggccctaatccgcctttgggctccgggcctttaagctttatcagtaaaacgccatcttctgagtctttgtgggcttcaatatagttgagggtgaaccggcccctcctggacggtttacactcagtagttatatccccaacacaaaggtttttgaaaatcgttttagaagtgtgggagaggaaaatgagaggcgaatggcaaataatgtaatgcgagggagaagagtttatgatgggtacttggtatgtcttgacttggcgtagatctccccggtaatggcgctagaaatccttcttgctacctcttagagcatgcgctggttttcccttgaagaggaaagggtgatgcagcaaagtagcgtaagtatttccctcagttttgagaactaaggtatcaatccagtaggagacgacacacaagtcacctagtacctgcacaaacaatcaagaaccttgcaaccaatgtgataaaggggttgtcaatcccttcacggtcacataaaaagtgagatctaatagagataataaagcaaatatttttggtatttttattgtatacattggaaagtaaagattgcaaaatagtaaacgagatgcgatgtaaataaaagagatgtagtataataagaaagagacctgggggccataggtttcagtagtggcttctctcaacatagcaagtattacggtgggtgaacaaattactgccgagtaattgatagaagagcgcataattatgaaggcatctaaggcaatgatcatgaacataggcatcatgtctgtgtcaagtagaccaaaacgattctgcatctactactattactccacacatcgaccgctatccagcatgcatctagagtattaagttcttaagaacggagtaacgcattaagtaagatgacatgatgtcgagggacaaactcaagcaatatgatataagcaccatatttttatcctcgatggcaacaatacaatacgtgccttgctgcccctactgtcactgggaaaggacaccgcaagattgaacccaaagctaagcacttctcccattgcaagaaagatcaatctagtaggccaaacaaaaccaataattcgaatacttgcaaagatatcagatcatgcatataagaattcagagaagaaccaaataatattcatagataatcttgttcataaatccacaattcatcagatctcgacaaacacaccgcaaaacaatattacatagaatagatctccaagaacatcgaggagaacatggtattgagaatcaaagagagagaagaagccatctagctaataactatggacccgaaggtttgtggtaaactactcatgcttcatcggagaggcaatggtgttgatgtagaagccctccatgatcgattcccccttccggCAGATCGCTGgacaaggccccaagatgggatctcacgggtacagaaggttgcggtggtggaaaagtggtttcgtggctctccctgatgtttctagggtataagagtatatataggcaaaagaagtacgtcggtggagctacgaggggcccacgaggatgggggcatgcctacccccctgggcgcgccctcctgcctcgtggcctcctcgtagagtcccagacttcaactctaggtcttctggattgcttttggtccaagaaagatccctacgaaggtttcattctgtttggactccgtttggtattccttttctgtaaaacactaaaataggcgaaaaacagaaactggcactcggcctccggttaataggttagtcccaaaaataatataaaagaacatcttaaagcccattaaacatcgaaaacagataatataatagcatggaacaatcaaaaattatagatacgttggagacatatcatacatcaacaccattgcctctttgatgaagcgtgagtagtttaccacagaccttcgggtccatagttattagctagatggattcttctctttaTTTGATTCTCAatccaaagttctcctcgatgttcttggagatctattcgatgtaatactcttttgcggtgtgtttgccgagatccgatgaattgtggatttatgaacaagattatctatgtatattatttggttcttctctgaattcttatatgcatgttttgatatctttgcaagtctcttcgatatcggtttagtttggcctactagattgatctttcttgccatgggagaagtgcttagctttgggttcaatcttgcgctgtcctttcccagtgacagtaggggcagcaaggcacatattgtattgttgccatcaaggataaaaagatggggtttatatcatattgcttgattttatccctctacatcatgtcatctttcttaatgcattactccgttttaagaacttaatactctagatgcatgctagatagcggtcgatgtgtggagtaatagtagtagatgcaggcaggagtcggtctacttgacacggatgtgatgcctatgttcatggtcattgccttagatgtcttcataattatgcgcttttctatcaattgcttggcagcaatttgttcacccaccgtaatacatgctatctcgagagaagccactagtgaaacctatggcccccgggtctcttttccattatatttgcATCTCGTTTCCATATTAtcgaatctcgtttactattttgcaatctttactttccaatctatacatcaaaaatactaATAATATTTACttgattatctctatcagatctcacttttgcgagtgaccgtgaagggaatgacaacctctttatcgcgttggttgcaaggttcttgattgtttgtgcaggtagtcggtgacttgtgtgttgtttcctactggattgataccttggttctcaaaactgagggaaatacttacgctactttgctgcatcaccctttcctcttcaagggaaaaaccaatgcaagctcaagaggtaacagacacccgccatccacctttatggaaaacaagttgcatgtcagtcgatggaataggtctcatgtgcgtggacatataaggttggtctgggccgcttcatcccacaatgcagccgaatcaaaataagacgttggtggtaagctgtatgaccatcaccgcccacaacttctttgtgttttactcgtgcatatcatctacgcatagacctgactcggatgccgctgttggggaacgttgcatggaaaacaaaaaaatatctatgcacacgcaagatctatccatggagatgcatagctacgagaggggagagtgtgtctatgtaccctcgtagaccgtaaaacGGAAATGTttattaacgtggttgatgtagtcgaacaccttcgcgatccaaccgatcaagtaccgaatgtacggcacctccgcattcagcacaccttcagctcgatgacgtctttgccttcttgatccaggaagacgtgcgaagtagtagatgagatcCGGCAGCACAACTtgttcccgcagggcttcgccgtgCACTGCAGAAAAACTGTAAGGAGGTCTAAACCGTGGAGAGGggcgccacacatggctaagagatttcCGTGGGGTTATGTAGTGCCCCTCcatctcatatatataggtggggggaggggAGGCACCCTTGGGTGCGCCCCAAGGTGGCCAGCCGGCCCCCTTGGATGCCTGCCCTTTGGAGCCTCCTTCCTTGTTTGCCTGTGGGGGGGAGTAAGGAGGAGGtgctccgcccccccccccccttccccccttttcctttctcttaggtggagggaaggaaagaggggatagccctccaccctttccatccacagggtcggcggccaagaggaggggcacaccagccccttgtgggatggtgtgttgtcctttcttggcccataaggcccattaacctcccgggacttccttaaaccccttccggtgatccgatgactacccgatatactccggaaccattccagtgtccaaataGCATCGTcttgtatatcaatctttacctccggaccatttcagagctCCTGGTCatttccatgatctcatctgggactccaaaaaacattcggtcaccaagtcacataactcatataatattatatcatcaacgaacgttaagcgcgcggaccctacgggttcgagaatgatgtagacatgaccgatacgcttctccggtcaataaccaatagcggaacctggatgcccatattggttcctacatattctacgaaggtctttatcggtcgaaccttatgacaacatgcaTAGTTCCCTTTGTTtgttggtatgttactttcccgagatttgatctttgttatcttcatacctagttcgatctcattatcggcaagtctctttactcattccgtaatacatcatctcgtaactaactccttagtcactttgcttgcaagcttcttgtgatgtgtattaccgagagggcccagatatacctcttcgatacatggagtgacagatcccaatctcgatccatgccaactaaacagacaccttcggagatacccatagagtatctttatgatcacccagttacattgtgatgtttgatagcacacaaggtattcctccggtatccgggagttgcatgatctcatggtcgaaggaatatgtatttgacattaagaaaatagtagcaataaactgaacgatcatatgctaagctaacggatgggtcttgtccatcacatcattcttctaatgatgtgatctcgttatcaagtgacaacagatGTCCATGGTTAGCAAACattaaccatctttgaccaacgagctagtctagtagaggcttactagggacacggtatttgtttatgtatccacacatgtatttaaggttTCGatcaatagaattctagcatgaataataagcatttatcatgaataaggaaatatgataataacaaccttattattgcctctagggcatattttcatgaggagaaccttattccatcttcaaggatCCACTTTCGTCTCGTCTTCCTAAGCAGGATATAAACCCTAATAAAACTTGAAGAAACATCTAAAAAcagagccctcccaccggcaacgGCCGTGATCTACCACGCCGCCAttgccctaaggccaccggagatgAGGCGGACCGGCGTCGGCGCCGGCGGGAGGCAAAGGAACCCTAAGCTTTTATTGGGAAGGAGGCATCTTCCAGCCGTAGTTTCATTCTATTTTATCGTTTtgcgtttattttttattttttatttctattttcaaaatattctaaatatatatattCCCAAAAAAACTTACCTTTTGAAAAGCATTCATCACAGATTTGATAAAATGTTAATTCAGTGTCAAAATAAAATTGCAACTTTTAAAAAATATTTGTACCGCCGAAATAACATTGAAAATTTATAAACAAATTAAAATTTTATTTACCTAGTTTTAAAAAGTTTTCGTATATTAAAAAATGGTTGTgacattttaaaaattgttcacatgTTTCAAAATATATCCAtgcctttttcaaaagaaaatgtaatACTGCTATGTAAAAGAATGTTTACATAACTCAAAAAAAATAGCATTCAAAAAAAATGATCAGCTagtatttgaaaatatcaaacaTTTATTGAAATTTTTTAATGGAATATAATAAAAATGttcttgttatttaaaaatatttttttaatattAAGTAATGTTCTCTATAAATTTGAAAATTGTTTAAATATCACTGATAAAATGTTTAAAAATatgattttgaaaaatatttttcatatatttaaaaaatgttctatAAAAACAATCTTTCACCTGTATCGAAAAGTGAGCAACATGTATTGAAAAAGGAAAGTTAAAAATTAAAAGTAAAACGAAAACTACAAAAGGGGAAAATCTAAGAAAGCACAGAAAGAATAAATATTAAAAAACCACATGGGAGATTCTAAAACTATTGTCTACTGGTCCAtagcgaaatcactagttaaggagtattacttgcggagatcactccaacttccccagattgcgacaagtggcgcgctgcatgcgcgccacttgtcgcaacctgggagttttccttttttttcgtAGATTTGTTTAGTCAAAATCTTTTATCAttttaaccgtgcgtccaaatctcgaaccgctttcaccgttggattcctcgcgtcgagatactcaaaactagatcccatgttaataagttttgacaaacttttttttcacaaaaaaaaccgGACGAGAACACCGAACCGGAAGCACGGATTTTTTtctctttccgaaagaggcacacccgtgcctctgacgacatcacaaccatgcctctcgcggaagcaaaaccgtgcctctcacgaaagaaagaaaaaacagaaaacacgtttttttttcgttttcgaggagGCATGGctgtgactctcgcaaaagcacaaccgtgcctctcgcgggagcaaaaccgtgcctctcgcgaaagaaaaaaacagaaaacatgttttttttcgttttcgagaggcacacccgtgactctcgcgaaagcacaaccttgcctctcgcggaagcaaaaccgtgcctctcgcgaaaggaaaaaaatagaaaacgtgtttttttccgtttccaagaggtatggccgtgcctctcgcaaaagcacagccgtgcctctcgcgaaagcacagccgtgcctctcacgaaacaaaaccgtgactctcgcggaaaaaatgtgttttttgcggaaaaaaatcaatttttttatcgaaaagctagggaagaccagTGAAAAACCAAAGCGTCAAAAAAACGCGGGAAAAAACCATTTAAAAAaccgaaaacgcgtgcgaaaaaataacaaaacaaaatccggaggaagcgtccagagcgcgacacgtggcgaatgactgagagcacgacaagtgacgctgatcgttgcgaggctcccgaaggagcggtcgttaattagttgctcccggtCCATAGAACCTCTGCAAAACCAGTTCAACGGGTCGGCCCACTAAGATATGAGTGCCACCGGCACTAGAGGCGAGGCTACATCTCCCAGTAAGCGAGATATAACTCTAGCGTTTTTTGAGGAATATGATAGGACTCGCACACACGAGAAGCGTTGGATCGGGGCCATGACTCAGTTTCTGCTCGGTTTTTTCCCTTTTCTCCTTTCATATTTTTTGTCCATTTGCTTTATGTTTTCTGTTTTATAGATTTATTTTTCTAAAAAATGTGGTGAATATTATACAAAAAGTGATTAATATTGTTAAATACATGGAGAACATTTTTAAGAATACACGATGAAAATTTACATGCATaatatattttctttcttgcaggtGTGTCGTCATCTCAGTTGGTGGTGCTCTCCGGTCCAGCCAATGTCATCGAGTCCCAATGCGTCAACATCCTCGTCCCTGGGAGGAAGGGCATAGGGCTCCCCTCCCCGATGGCTTTAGCCCGGCCAGACGACGAGCACCAGGTTTTTCTCGGTAATGGCTCACCTTCTTTCATCTCGCCAGAGTTGTCTCCCTGTCCTCGGTGTTGAATTTCATTTTCGACGACTCCCAGCAGCTTTCCCCTTTACTCGGGTGTCTAAGGACGGCGGCGAAGTAGGCTGCGTTGTGTGCTTCAAGTTTCAAGCGAGCCGTGTCCTGTGTTATCTCCAGGTGGTCTCGTAACTAGCTCCTTGCCTAACTCTCGGGTGAGCGCCTCTTTTTATCGACAGCGTGGCGTCCTTCGAGCCAAGATGGGAGGCTAGGATCCCTCTTGGGAATTAGAGAAGGAAGGAGTTGTATTCCCTCAACCCAGTGGAGCAGTGTTGATTCGTCCTCTTGCGGCTATCGGCTCATCAAGGAAGCCTATTCTGCTTAGTTGTTTTTGTATCTTGAGTGTAGTGGGCATCAACATTTGCAAGATGTTCTTTCTCCGATTTCTTTAGCTTGTTGTGTGTGTTACATCGTAGGCTGCTCTATCTACTCCATGTGTCCTTCGGTCAGACTGTTTCATGATGGCTGTATGTAAATGCTGGCCTATTgattttgttaattcaaagtcgagCTCTTTTTGAAACTTTCATCTAGAATCGTCATCACTTTCCACAATCCGAGCAGCTACGTTCACTGTTCTAGAAGTTCCACGACACATACCTTTTGCGACAAGATAGAAAAAGAAAGGCCAGCCGGTCGTATCAAAGATCAGACAAAATAAGGATTAGTTTCTAGCTGATCATCGGTTGAGCACTTCGGATCAATACATTTCTCCAGAAAAAACAGACCCTGAAATGAAGTTAGCATGCAGCATTTGGTCCGTCGTCGGTGCCCGTTGATGTGGCGACGGCGACCGAGTCCGCGGACACTCCTCTGTACAGCCAACCTCCTGTGGCGCCGGCAGGCCGTCGCTGGCCTACGACACCGAGTACCGCCGGTTCCTCGAGGACGAGCCGGACGACTTGTTGGACCCTAGCGGCTTGGCCGACGACCGCGGGCTCTGCGAGCTCCCGGACGTGTCGGAGCTCTTGCTCACCACCTCGCCGGGCCCCGGCGGCTTCCCGACCACCCACAGCCTGTCGAAGATCCTCCGCGACCGCGACGACAGCGACATCCTGCTGCTCTGGTTCGCGATGCTGGCGCTCCTCACCAGGCGCCGGCCTTCACTGACGACGTCCTCGGCGCGGCGGCGGTCCTCGCCGACCAGCTTCAGGCTCATGCTCCCGATCTGCTTCCTCAGGGCCGCCGACGGGGTCGGGGGCTCCGGCAGCGCCAGCGCCAGCGCGCGGTTCTTCCAGcagtcgccgtcgtcgtcgtccagTTCCAGGTGCGCGTtgccgtcgccggcggcggccaGCAGGAGCGACGTGCtcgcgctccccgccgccgcgcGCATCTGCTCGAAGAAGAGCACCTGCACGACCACGCGCAGCGGGAGCCGGTCGTTCTGCGCCGCGTGGATGCTCGCCTCCTTGGACAGCTTCTTCACGTCCATCAGGCTCGAGATCCTCCTCTTCTCCACCTTGGACAGATTTGGGTGCATCTGACAGCAGTTTTCGTGTCAAGATCATCACAAAATACGGTACGATTCTTGGCAAACAAGCATGCATGAGATGAGATGTAATATGTACTTTGAGGAAGACATCAATGGCGGTGTACAGGGCGTCGTGCGATGGCCTGGCCGACTCGGGCATGGAGGTCGCCAGCCCGACGAAGCTCGACACCGGCAGGTTCGGGTCGGCGGCGACCTCGGCCAGGTACCCGTCGACGAGCTTGCACAGCGCCAGCAAGGAAGGGTCGTCTGCCTCCCCGTTCGTCTCAAACACATCCTCCCCGTCAATGTCGTCGAGTCCGGCGCGCCGAATGTACCGGCCGACGAGCGCCTCGACAAGCTCGACGTCGTAGGTGGTCTGCGCCGGCGGCTTGGCGGGTATCAGGAGGTCGCTCACCGAAGCCTCGGGCAGCTGCAGGACGATCCTGTCCATGAGCTCCTCCCTCAGCAGCTCCCCTGCCCCGACCAGGACGGCGAGCTTCAGCAGGTTCAGGAGGAACTGGCAGGAGCAGCCGCACGGCGACGACCCATCGCCGTCCGACGGCATCAGCCACACTATGGTCTCGAGCACTTCCATGGCGCAGGCATCGTCGTCGTCTGCCGGGGTATCACCGCGCCGGCAGCTCTCCGGGAGCCACCTCGCGGCGTAGGCCCTAAGAGCTTCCCCGACAACATCAGAAGGCAGCCTATCCCCTCTGGACTTGATCGCCACCATGACGCGCTTGTAGAGCTCCACGTCCAGCTCGCACAGGTCCTCCACCCACCAGTCCCGCGGCaccgccggcgacgacgacgagcacCGGCGAGCCTCGACGATCTCATCAGACGACGCCGCCTTGCGGTTGTACGTGTAGGACCACACCACGCTCCCGGGGCTGGCCGTGGCCTTGGCGGCGATGGAGTCGACGCAGCGCGCGAC
It contains:
- the LOC119341493 gene encoding BTB/POZ domain-containing protein NPY1-like isoform X1 — encoded protein: MKFMKLGSKPDAFQADGGGDSRSYSRRYVLSDLPSDIVVHVDDARFYLHKFPLLSKSSLLQRLIVEASQGGADEVRVDGLPGGARAFEICAKFCYGMVVTLNPYNVVAARCAAEHLGMTEDVDKSNLVFKIEVFLNSGVFRSWKDSIIALQSTIALLPWSEDLRLVARCVDSIAAKATASPGSVVWSYTYNRKAASSDEIVEARRCSSSSPAVPRDWWVEDLCELDVELYKRVMVAIKSRGDRLPSDVVGEALRAYAARWLPESCRRGDTPADDDDACAMEVLETIVWLMPSDGDGSSPCGCSCQFLLNLLKLAVLVGAGELLREELMDRIVLQLPEASVSDLLIPAKPPAQTTYDVELVEALVGRYIRRAGLDDIDGEDVFETNGEADDPSLLALCKLVDGYLAEVAADPNLPVSSFVGLATSMPESARPSHDALYTAIDVFLKMHPNLSKVEKRRISSLMDVKKLSKEASIHAAQNDRLPLRVVVQVLFFEQMRAAAGSASTSLLLAAAGDGNAHLELDDDDGDCWKNRALALALPEPPTPSAALRKQIGSMSLKLVGEDRRRAEDVVSEGRRLVRSASIANQSSRMSLSSRSRRIFDRLWVVGKPPGPGEVVSKSSDTSGSSQSPRSSAKPLGSNKSSGSSSRNRRYSVS
- the LOC119341493 gene encoding BTB/POZ domain-containing protein NPY1-like isoform X2, whose translation is MKFMKLGSKPDAFQADGGGDSRYVLSDLPSDIVVHVDDARFYLHKFPLLSKSSLLQRLIVEASQGGADEVRVDGLPGGARAFEICAKFCYGMVVTLNPYNVVAARCAAEHLGMTEDVDKSNLVFKIEVFLNSGVFRSWKDSIIALQSTIALLPWSEDLRLVARCVDSIAAKATASPGSVVWSYTYNRKAASSDEIVEARRCSSSSPAVPRDWWVEDLCELDVELYKRVMVAIKSRGDRLPSDVVGEALRAYAARWLPESCRRGDTPADDDDACAMEVLETIVWLMPSDGDGSSPCGCSCQFLLNLLKLAVLVGAGELLREELMDRIVLQLPEASVSDLLIPAKPPAQTTYDVELVEALVGRYIRRAGLDDIDGEDVFETNGEADDPSLLALCKLVDGYLAEVAADPNLPVSSFVGLATSMPESARPSHDALYTAIDVFLKMHPNLSKVEKRRISSLMDVKKLSKEASIHAAQNDRLPLRVVVQVLFFEQMRAAAGSASTSLLLAAAGDGNAHLELDDDDGDCWKNRALALALPEPPTPSAALRKQIGSMSLKLVGEDRRRAEDVVSEGRRLVRSASIANQSSRMSLSSRSRRIFDRLWVVGKPPGPGEVVSKSSDTSGSSQSPRSSAKPLGSNKSSGSSSRNRRYSVS